CTTTTGAGTAAAATAGGTTCTGTTTTTTTAATTTATTAAACTTTTTCGAGCATATTGAAACCTTTTAATATTATTTCACGTCTAGTATTATAGATATCATAGATGCACGTCCTTGAACTATAAGGAGGTTAGTAGTTAGTGGTAAACGAAGAAACGATAATCTTAGCAAGACAGGGCAATCGCGACGCCTTAATAAAAATATTAAAAAGTGCAGAAAATGATATTTATAAGACGGCTTATTATCTTACGAAGAACGAAGCAGACGCTAAGGACTTAACACAGGATGCACTTTTACGCGTATATCAGAAGTTTGCTACCTATCAAGGCCAAGCTTCTATTAAAGTATGGGCTCAACGAATTACTACTAATATATTTTTAGACTCTATTCGTAAGAAAAAGGCTCAACTGTTTTCACTAGACGATAATGAGGCATATCAATATATACCAGACGAGGGGAGTAGTGTGGAAGAGCAAGTGGAAGAGCAATTGAAAAGCCAAGAGATAAGAACAGCAGTTACGAAACTACCTGAACAGTACAAAGTAGTTATTGTTCTAAGGTATTTACAGGACATGACCTATAAGGAGATATCACAGATTTTAGAAATTCCTGAAAATACAGTGAAAACACATCTCTTCCGGGCACGAAAACTACTAAAAGACATGATGCATAACTCAATGTGTGGGGGGGTGTCATAAATGCAATGCGAAACTTATCAAATAAATATTCAACGGTATTTAGATAATGATTTAAACAGTGAAGAAGAAAAACAGTTACTTGAGCACATAGAGCAATGCTCGTCCTGTAAGCAAGAGTTTGAAGAATTTCAAGCGCTTCATAATGACTTATTACAGCTACCAAAAGTAGAGCTTGAACGCAGCTGCATTGATGATATCTTAAATAAAATTGATGCTGAATACGTTGTTCAACAGGATGAAGCTAAAGAGAAGGTTTTATTTAATTATAAAAAATATATTACGCCGTTTATGGCTGCGGCAGCAGTTTTATTGGTTTTCTTTGTCAGTAAAGGCTTCTTCTCCTCAGAGCTACCGTACGCAGATCAGCAACCTGAACGTATGAATAGTTTAGCAGTACAGGATATGGATGATGCCGAAGGTGAAGTTTCTACATTTGATAGTCCAGAACTTGAGATAAGGATAATGGGTGAAGGAGACATCAATCAATTCAATCAATACGGTGTAGACAAAACACTTTTAAATCCAGCGATGTTTGAATCAGAAGATATAAGAAATGCACCTGCAGTAATTAGGAATTGGGTAGAAAGATCAAAGGAAATATTTGCAGGTCAGTCATTCGCCTATAACGGTAAAACATATATTTATGTTTCCTTAGGACAAAGGGATAATATCGAGTATGAAGTGACAATTGAAGAAGTTTATGAGTATGACAATCAATTATATGTTTACGCTAAAGTGCAAGAGCCACAAATCAATAACAGAAATACTGCCAATAAGGTATATCCTGATGTGTTGGTATCTGTTACAGGTGAATATCTAGACGTACACTTTAATGAGTGGCAGGGTGCTGAAATTGAGACCTGGATACCAGAAATTTATGGTATTGAATCGATACCTGAATTTAATGAACAAAGTTCAGATATAATTAAAATTTATTCGCCAAAAACCAATACATCTATTCATGAGTCTATAGTAATTAAAGGTATAGCTCGAACTTTTGACGGATCAGTATATTATCGTGTATTAACTAGCCAGCAGGAAGAGATAGCGAGTGGGTTCATATTTGCTGCTAAAGGTGCTCCTGATTGGGGACACTTTGAACAGGAGATATTCATTGATTTACCCTATGATATTCAAGCTGTTGAAGCTTTTATAGAGGTGTTTGAGGTTAGTCTGCGCGATGGTGGGCAACTAGGGACTGTTCAAATCCCAGTTACCCTGGAGTCTGCAGAGGTAAACAATGCCACTGAGGTTCAAAATAAACATTGGGTAACATACATTGTAAATGACGTAGACGTAGAGACTGGTAAGGTTTATGTTGAGCAGTATCTAGTAGACTCAAGAAGTATTAATGCTCCTACTGTTCTAAACCTACAGGGAGTTCCAATAATAAGGGATATTACTCAGGAAAAAGCCAATACCGTAGCACGATATGCTCAGTTAAGCGATATAAAGCAGAACTATGAAATTGGGGCTTTAATAACTGAAGACGGTAAGGTCAAACAAATATTTTTATTTGAATAAAACAGCAGATACATTCTTATGGTAGATGCAACGTAAAACACAGACGAAAATCTGTGTTTTTTTGTGTTT
The sequence above is a segment of the Desulfuribacillus alkaliarsenatis genome. Coding sequences within it:
- a CDS encoding RNA polymerase sigma factor, coding for MVNEETIILARQGNRDALIKILKSAENDIYKTAYYLTKNEADAKDLTQDALLRVYQKFATYQGQASIKVWAQRITTNIFLDSIRKKKAQLFSLDDNEAYQYIPDEGSSVEEQVEEQLKSQEIRTAVTKLPEQYKVVIVLRYLQDMTYKEISQILEIPENTVKTHLFRARKLLKDMMHNSMCGGVS
- a CDS encoding Gmad2 immunoglobulin-like domain-containing protein, translating into MQCETYQINIQRYLDNDLNSEEEKQLLEHIEQCSSCKQEFEEFQALHNDLLQLPKVELERSCIDDILNKIDAEYVVQQDEAKEKVLFNYKKYITPFMAAAAVLLVFFVSKGFFSSELPYADQQPERMNSLAVQDMDDAEGEVSTFDSPELEIRIMGEGDINQFNQYGVDKTLLNPAMFESEDIRNAPAVIRNWVERSKEIFAGQSFAYNGKTYIYVSLGQRDNIEYEVTIEEVYEYDNQLYVYAKVQEPQINNRNTANKVYPDVLVSVTGEYLDVHFNEWQGAEIETWIPEIYGIESIPEFNEQSSDIIKIYSPKTNTSIHESIVIKGIARTFDGSVYYRVLTSQQEEIASGFIFAAKGAPDWGHFEQEIFIDLPYDIQAVEAFIEVFEVSLRDGGQLGTVQIPVTLESAEVNNATEVQNKHWVTYIVNDVDVETGKVYVEQYLVDSRSINAPTVLNLQGVPIIRDITQEKANTVARYAQLSDIKQNYEIGALITEDGKVKQIFLFE